The window attattatatttaccgttagaaaatgatgatacgaTAATTTTCActtatttaaaatttattatcttgtagaattcaatgaaaattgattgattgattgattgattcaattcgtatttgatgatgatgaaaaacgatGAATTAATGTGACAACAAGAACACGATGCAAACATGAatgcaaataataaattttttcaagtattttttttttttgtcatcgtcattttcattgtgtaTGAGAGTGTGATGACACGATGatttgtatatgtgtgtgtgtgtgtgtttgaattgaataacaaTATTATGCACAAATAATATtgtaaatgaaattgatcacgcaaatcgtatttttttgtgtcatcgaacactttttttttcgttattgcATGCGTTATCAATcgaattttcgttttttttcgtgttaTCAATCATAAcacataattattattatattatcacTAAGGTTCGAtgtcatgatgattgaatttgagtTTGACCATTacactatgatgatgatgtgagtGTGTGAAATCGAACACATCTGTTGTCCGTTTTGAATAACAATATATTCGttggtttgattttgattcaattttttgtccaaaaaaaaaaaaaaaaaaagaaatcccGTTCAAAATGATTGTTCCTGTCCAAATATTgtcataatcaaattatatttgtgaataaaatctaatgataaagaaagaaaaatattaaacaaattttcaaaaagaaaacaaaaatttttttttttacaaaactTGGTAAccctttttttaaaaaaaaaatgggtaAAGATTTTAGCCATCAAGAATACAAGATTGACATTTGACAATATGTTGCTTTATGTTGACCATTGACGACAAATgtcaaatgtcaaaaaaaaaaaaaatgttcaatcatcggacacatacacaaataaagaaaatgcaattatttttttatttgtttgttgtttgaaaaaaaagatttgaagGTGGTTGGCGACAAAATATGTATTTCTTTCGCTTACAATTGaccaaataatcaaaatgttttgattttgatcaacaactgaaaaaaaagaaactaaAAAcctatgaaaaattttcacacacacacctgaaacaatgataatttcaatatatattcaatattgttTCATAAGAATCAATATTTGTGAATTGATCATAGGTtattcacacacacccacatgATTCCATAATCGAAAAATCTATTGCAACATAAAATGTCCATTATGTGTGCGCCGCTGgtgttgattttgaaaaagcgttcgaattcaaatgtgtgtgtgttttgggtatttaaatttcttttcacgCTTGCGCATTTGTTGCtaaacaatcattttttttcaaccgtcaaaaacattgttgttcattgagTTATATGATATGaacgtttattttttctgatatttgactgttttttttttaaagtttttgttttttctttcgattaAACGTGAATCTacgatttgtttgtttgtttgtttgcttcaACACATATAAAAGccaattgttttgttggtatttgttgataattaattatttttttttctttaaagattttttttctctcttttcatTGTGTTagattgatattttttttctttctttcttgatctctatttttttacaGTTTATTCTacgaaataattttgatcatcatcattatatcatgGAAATTGATCGTCAAATtcgtttgaatgaaaatgatttgtcCACTATTCAAATGGGAATCAAACCATCAGCCATGAATATGGTAGAACGTAAAAAAgttttatcattgatgagCACCAATACACCGGCTAATAATCGTCGTAAGCTTGGTAATCTTTCGAATACACCATTTCAATCGttgaaaaaagatcaaagccaaaaaaattcgaaaggaattctacaacaacaacaatgttcaAGTATGAAGAAATCTACTAATTTGAAATCAACTCCATTGCCAAAAATCGATGAAATCGAAAATGCTTATCCATTGACCCGCCATGAATATCGTgaacatcatttttcatccgAAATTagtgattattatattcaacGATATCATAATGAAATAATGTCGGCACCATTacaagatgaaaatgaaacaaaacgattTGCTACATTGCAACAGATGCAAGATGAATTATCAGTCGAAGATTATTTTGCTGATTTCATctaaatggaatttttttttttaaaaaccaATTTTTACTTCCATCaacacattcatcattattttctatACACTGatatttatattgaaattcacacattcacatttgACTGATTTgctttatttttaaattatctttgaaataattgttttttttcacattatcaaacaataaaaataataatgcttTAGTTCTTATGATTCTGTattgaaagaataaaattcaagttCAAGTTCAGCACATCTGCGACTACTATTCAATTCCGTGTGTGTGGTGTTCATTAAAATGGAAACCcaaaatggaatggaatcatcatcatttcgtcTAATTATTACCAGCTTAGTACACAACATGTACAAACAATATATATCCTATATATgtggatgaaaaacaattgatttgacATTTGTCAATTATACTAAAGACGAGTTCATTTCAAAAGTGTTGATTTTAATGTTCCAACAATCCAATTGTATATTAGTATTATTCTGATGATAATCTAATTGGACAGTAaatatctcttttttttctcgaactaagaaaaaaaagacaaagaatgatgatgattacaatgaACAATATTATATAGTTTCGAAATGTTTTTGCTGATAAAACAACTAAAGAacatgatgttttttttccaacgaattttttttttcacagccATCTTAGTTTGTTTAgacgattgatcgattatcaACAATGTAATAGCATGTTGGGACAAATTATGGTGGATTTTTAGAGTTTAAAATGTTTATAATTTTGTGACATAAACATAATAACACACCACGATAAATGATGgtgtgatgatggttttcaatggaaaattttttttttttttttttgaaacagaAATCTTTAGTTTCTTTCCaatgaaaccaaaacaaatgaaattgcaAAATTTCTTATTGCAATATGATATCTTgtatgtttcatttttctcgATAATTTGACcaatgttctttttttttgcattacATGTGAATATAGTTcttgtcacacacacacacacatttggcCTTCTTTTAcagatatatttttttttggatcaatggTCAATTTTggtgattcaatttgatcattggaaatagagagaaaaaaaaattaggacAGGATACAAAATGATACACAATCATTTATtgtgtatcatcattttatgtccaaaataagaaataaaaaatgttaaaacatctcaatcgaatcaatcgaCACAACACACGTTCACCTTTGACCCGTTTgttacattttttattttattttgaccaTTGTCACAATCAAAAGTTTGATCAGgccttcaatttttttcttcttcttcttattccacataaaaatgaatgaaaatcttaccgaacacacacacacatacgcgtgaaatattttgaattgaatatggAAAGAGTTTTTGCGGTTTAAATTcattgtatgtatgtgtgtgtcattttgtttgacaCATGCCGACGACCTTTGACATAGACAATAGATGTCTTGATCTCTATAAAgcttttgaagaaaaaaaagagttcattcatacattcatAGATTAGAATAGAAACCTGATTTGAACACAAGTTATTAGAGaaacatcgaaaaaaaaatgatgtcgACGGAACCAAAATGAAGaacaataagaaaaaaaagtgtgcCAAATacatgtgttttttttgtgtcatatcattattatttttgtcatGAAACTAAAGGGTGCAACTAAATACGAaagaaaatgtaaaaaaaagagattattattatgattggtCATTTCGGTGGTCAGTTTGCACAAACGGagaaagaaacgaaaaaagttTGTCTACCTCAAATGTATgaataagaaagaaaaagattaatTCAAGACATTTGTAGTGAAATATCTACGAATAAAtctatgaataataataataatatctgTACGTACATCATATACAATCTGATGATCGATAACTCTATATGATCATTGAGTAATTAAATATacactacacacacacacacacacattcattctTATGCTGAATGACTTACATATGTTCttataattgaaaaagaaaaagtacagaaaaaaaatgaacaatccaagaaaattttcctctgcttttttttctctctctttcttccTATACGTTAACCAGAGAGAATTAACGATAAaccatgaatgaatattgaatgaa of the Dermatophagoides farinae isolate YC_2012a chromosome 1, ASM2471394v1, whole genome shotgun sequence genome contains:
- the LOC124491661 gene encoding uncharacterized protein LOC124491661 — its product is MEIDRQIRLNENDLSTIQMGIKPSAMNMVERKKVLSLMSTNTPANNRRKLGNLSNTPFQSLKKDQSQKNSKGILQQQQCSSMKKSTNLKSTPLPKIDEIENAYPLTRHEYREHHFSSEISDYYIQRYHNEIMSAPLQDENETKRFATLQQMQDELSVEDYFADFI